A genomic region of Candidatus Omnitrophota bacterium contains the following coding sequences:
- a CDS encoding M56 family metallopeptidase → MPPSGASFHESNTIPPSAFQAKKIESSLENSFSTVRKPFDWERFILLFWMGLSCFLGIRLIISLAKEWLVLRKTELVKDKNIYQPLDAAVARLGLKHSPAVLQSESIHCPVICCWGWRPALVLPKSVLRLGDKKNLTGILCHELAHWKRKDHYASLLAELAVCFLPWQPLLWWMKQRLERFSELACDHWVLSTGESGEEYAESLLDMLPQRRQVFSLAVVNRRKRLEDRIRAILRGWRAAPNQGALWTMIAILLSLGLTAAVAFAQSGNATRLLDAVGIVSSPDSLNDNPIPMSSARRINIPDIMTVSNLSPDGKYFACFLNYDLMTYNIETGEIDKIDEYVYPQRAVWSQDGNRLAYTKIRDREDMNSFYLAITDLSAKKEEKVLELKDYYFNIEDWSSDGKYVVGTEDTNKRKHDNHVIVAVNLERKELTYLETNHNHRDPTWYSELNPRFSPDGKYIVYRTSDYRTGLSTLHIRTLDDAYHYEYSDYRGNIEFPFWSPDGRFIIFRGKNADQTLDIDIYAIQAVNGQFLGIPIRVLNNFGRSLPITWTRNNKFAYNTLQGAADWGLYVFSIDANTGHAAKTPKRIFSRGTRTYAWYADSAKILHPYWDGMQIFSLQDLKLESIRPEIVGAFSHIQSMSISPDNSFIVMGASDAEKNKGVFKMQLDTGEIDALVPMNVKDRWGLVHVTRLTADGSAIAYVADNKIYRLSLADRKTDMIAEGDESKGIYISYAMLSLTSDGTKIAYNLIDNERNVVSIIVKSFPSNETKEIVSYSINEDWIYSLDLSPDGGNIAYLTDKLWIAPLSGKEPYAVELPEQLSFNYLSRIQWSPDGKQISVIAKEEHKPQYWIIDNFVIEGKKEQAADDVKPVVAPKSLKGANVVLLSTPDKDKYPALKQDIDINKPNLQEGKEGYAITQNGLKNGEMPFTDRSCKLDQIPSELEGLTLLHTAMAHKQVWDDEFVIKLSCEKPFCAFIAVDERALELWKQVGTPKWLREYSPTEFKITTDDSDMKASNQGYKVFFKKMEAGTIVLGPPRAGSTYGTMYIAFFGVESKD, encoded by the coding sequence ATGCCGCCATCAGGGGCAAGTTTCCACGAATCGAATACCATTCCACCATCGGCGTTTCAGGCAAAAAAAATCGAATCTTCTCTTGAAAATTCATTCTCAACGGTTCGAAAGCCATTCGATTGGGAGCGATTTATCCTTTTATTCTGGATGGGATTGTCCTGTTTCCTTGGAATTCGTCTCATTATCTCTCTCGCTAAGGAATGGCTTGTTTTACGAAAAACCGAATTGGTAAAAGACAAAAACATTTATCAGCCGTTAGATGCAGCCGTTGCCCGTTTGGGATTAAAGCATTCTCCGGCGGTTTTGCAGTCCGAAAGTATTCATTGTCCAGTAATATGCTGTTGGGGATGGCGTCCTGCGCTTGTTCTGCCGAAATCCGTATTACGTCTTGGAGATAAAAAGAATCTGACAGGCATCCTCTGCCATGAATTGGCGCATTGGAAGCGCAAAGACCATTACGCATCTTTATTGGCGGAATTGGCCGTTTGCTTCCTGCCCTGGCAGCCGCTGCTTTGGTGGATGAAGCAGCGATTGGAACGCTTCAGCGAATTGGCTTGCGATCATTGGGTGCTCTCCACGGGCGAATCAGGGGAGGAATATGCGGAATCTTTGCTGGATATGCTTCCGCAAAGAAGACAAGTCTTCTCTCTCGCTGTAGTGAATCGCCGAAAAAGGTTGGAAGATCGCATCCGCGCGATTCTGCGCGGCTGGCGCGCCGCCCCCAACCAAGGGGCGTTATGGACGATGATCGCGATATTGCTCTCGCTCGGTTTGACGGCGGCGGTAGCCTTTGCGCAAAGCGGAAATGCAACGCGCCTATTGGATGCGGTTGGAATCGTATCCTCGCCAGATTCTCTGAACGACAATCCCATCCCCATGTCCTCCGCGCGCCGAATTAACATCCCCGACATCATGACAGTATCCAATCTCTCGCCGGATGGGAAATATTTCGCCTGTTTTTTAAACTACGATTTAATGACGTATAACATAGAGACTGGAGAGATCGATAAAATCGATGAATACGTTTATCCGCAGCGCGCCGTATGGTCGCAGGATGGCAATCGCCTCGCTTATACCAAAATACGTGATCGGGAAGATATGAATTCTTTCTATCTTGCTATAACCGATCTTTCTGCAAAGAAAGAAGAGAAAGTACTTGAATTGAAGGATTACTATTTCAATATCGAAGACTGGTCCAGCGACGGAAAATATGTCGTCGGAACAGAAGATACAAACAAGCGAAAACACGACAACCATGTAATTGTCGCAGTGAATCTTGAAAGGAAGGAACTTACTTATCTAGAAACGAACCACAATCACCGGGATCCTACCTGGTATTCAGAACTTAATCCCCGATTTTCCCCGGATGGAAAATATATTGTCTACCGGACGAGCGACTATCGAACAGGATTATCCACATTGCATATTCGAACGCTGGATGACGCTTACCATTACGAATATTCCGACTATCGCGGCAATATCGAATTCCCATTCTGGTCGCCTGATGGCCGATTTATTATATTTAGAGGGAAAAATGCGGACCAAACACTTGATATTGATATTTATGCGATTCAAGCAGTAAATGGGCAATTTTTGGGAATTCCAATTCGCGTATTAAACAACTTCGGGAGGAGTCTTCCGATCACATGGACTCGTAATAATAAATTTGCTTACAACACGCTTCAAGGAGCAGCTGACTGGGGATTATATGTTTTTTCTATCGATGCCAATACAGGTCATGCGGCCAAGACGCCGAAACGCATATTCTCGAGAGGTACGCGAACTTATGCGTGGTATGCAGACAGTGCAAAAATATTGCATCCATATTGGGATGGAATGCAGATATTCTCCTTGCAGGATTTAAAATTAGAATCCATACGTCCGGAAATTGTTGGAGCCTTCAGTCACATTCAATCCATGTCCATATCTCCCGACAATTCTTTTATCGTGATGGGCGCATCCGACGCTGAAAAGAATAAAGGCGTATTTAAAATGCAATTGGATACGGGCGAAATCGACGCGCTGGTTCCCATGAACGTTAAAGATCGGTGGGGATTAGTACACGTAACCAGATTGACGGCGGATGGATCGGCGATCGCATATGTTGCCGATAACAAAATCTATAGGCTGTCGCTCGCGGATAGAAAAACCGATATGATAGCGGAAGGAGACGAATCGAAAGGGATTTACATATCGTATGCTATGTTGTCGCTTACATCCGATGGAACGAAAATCGCCTACAACCTTATCGATAACGAGAGAAACGTGGTTTCCATTATCGTAAAGTCATTTCCCAGTAATGAGACGAAGGAAATCGTATCATATTCTATAAACGAAGATTGGATTTATTCTCTGGATTTGTCTCCAGATGGCGGAAATATCGCTTATCTTACGGATAAATTATGGATAGCGCCGCTATCGGGTAAAGAACCTTATGCAGTGGAATTGCCAGAACAATTGAGTTTTAACTATTTGAGCCGGATTCAGTGGTCGCCGGACGGCAAACAGATTTCAGTGATCGCCAAAGAAGAGCATAAGCCGCAATATTGGATTATCGACAATTTTGTGATTGAGGGGAAAAAAGAACAAGCGGCTGATGATGTCAAACCTGTAGTTGCGCCGAAATCGTTGAAAGGCGCGAATGTAGTATTGCTCAGTACTCCGGATAAGGATAAATACCCCGCATTGAAACAAGATATTGATATTAATAAGCCCAATCTTCAAGAGGGAAAAGAAGGATACGCAATAACCCAAAATGGCCTCAAAAACGGGGAAATGCCATTCACGGATCGCTCCTGCAAATTGGATCAAATTCCATCCGAATTGGAAGGATTAACGTTGCTCCATACCGCGATGGCTCATAAACAAGTATGGGATGATGAATTCGTCATAAAATTGTCTTGCGAAAAACCATTCTGCGCATTTATCGCCGTGGATGAGAGGGCGTTAGAATTATGGAAACAAGTGGGTACGCCAAAATGGCTGCGGGAGTATTCTCCCACAGAATTTAAGATAACCACAGATGATAGCGATATGAAAGCCTCGAATCAAGGCTATAAAGTATTCTTCAAGAAAATGGAAGCCGGCACGATAGTTCTTGGCCCGCCCAGGGCTGGATCGACATACGGAACCATGTACATCGCCTTTTTCGGCGTGGAAAGTAAGGATTAG